A window of Chryseobacterium sp. IHB B 17019 genomic DNA:
TAAACATCTTCAGCAACCAAAACTGAGTGTACTTTTTTACCTTCAGCAGAAGTTTGCGGAGTTATCAACTGCATTCCGATGATGTTTTGAGCGTTTTCTTTAAGTTTATCCATGTTTGGAGAGAACTTTACACCACCACCTTTACCACGACCACCTGCGTGAATTTGTGCTTTTACAACCCAAGCCTGCGCTCCGGTTTCAGCAGTCAATTTTTCAGCAGCTGCTACAGCTTCTTCTACATTGTTCGCTACGAAACCACGTTGGATAGCAACTCCATACTTTGATAAAATCTCTTTTGATTGATACTCGTGAAGATTCATATTATTTTTATTATTTTATTTTAAAATTTAAAGGTTGACAAATTTACTAAAAAGACACGGAAGTTCAAGTTTATTGACTTAAAATTATTGCGAATTACAAATTTCAAATGACGCCATTCATAATTTAATTTAAAATTGAGCAAAACGTAATTCATAATTTGTCATTCTTAATTGTATTTATTATTCTTCAAATAATTTCTCCGATTGCGAACCAATAAACGGAATTCTTGGAGCGAGAAAATACCCCGTCAAACTTGCAAAAAGTACTGGGACGAAGTAAGTAAATCCTGTTAAGGTTCCTAAAATGATCGTTGTACTCATCGGAGTTCGCGTTACACAGGCATTGATGGCAGCCATGCAGCTTACAATCGCTAAAGTGGCATCAACTGTTGGAAATAAATTATGAATTATTAATCCCAACGTCGTTCCCACAAAGAAAAGCGGAATAATAAAACCGCCTCTCCAACCCGAAGTTACGGTGATTGCAATGGCTAGTATTTTGAAAATTAAGATTAAAATTAAAAAGTTTAATGCATAATTTCCGTTGATGATTTGATTAATCTCATTATGCCCAAAATATCTTGTAATTGGAAAATAGAAGGCAATAATTCCTAAAATAATTCCTCCCACAAAAGTTTTAATATAAATTGGAAACTTTCTGTATTCAAAAATCTTCTTGAAAAATTTTACTACAAAAATAAAAATCCAACCAAAAACCGTTGCTACAACCCCGAACAATGATGCATATAAAAAATCGTAAACTCCTGTATAATGATACGCCTTCAGATCCCATGTCGCCCCAATTCCCAAATGGATAATCAAAGCAAACATCAGATAACTGAAACAGCTCGCCACCAACGCAGGAATAATGGCTTTGTAATATTCAACAGCGTGTTTGTGATGCAGAATTTCCAATGAAAAAAGACTTCCTCCTAGCGGAGCGCCAAAAAGAGCCGTAAAACCGGATGCCATTCCTGCGATACTTAAAGAACGTAATTCTTCGCCTTTTAATCTGAAAATTTTTCCAAGATAAGTTCCTGTAGAACCCGTCACCTGGACCAAAGGTGCTTCCGGACCTAAACTTCCACCCGATGCCACACAAAAAAGCGACGACAAAATCATGGAAGGATTATTTTTCGGGTCTAATTTTCCTTTATTAAATCGGATATTGTTGACAATCAAATGAATTTCTCCCGGATCTCCAATAAAATGAATAACCAAACCGGCCAACAGACCACAAATTGCCATCGTCGGAATCACCATCCAGCCTTGAAACTGAACTAAAAACTCCGTAAAATATTCAAGCACAATCCAATATAATCCGGCTATAACTCCACCAATCAGACCCGTTAAAGCCCACATAAAAAAAGTCCGGCTAAAAACAAAAGGATTGAATCTAATCGGTTGATCTAAAAGATTAAAAGTCCGTATTAAACGACGCCTTCTGTGGATTTTCATTTAAATAATTTTAAAATTATCAAGCCTTTGATGGGCTAACGCCTTCATAAACTTTTGAGATGCTTCGACATGCTCAGAGCATGACATTGCGAATACTAACAGCTTTGACGCTCGCTTCGCTCGCGCTTTATTCTTAAATTTTATTTTTAGCAAAATAAAAAATCAGCATTCCCCAACTTAAAATCATCAACAAACCTCCAAGTGGGGTAATTGGTCCTAAAAACTTAAGGTTCATTCCTAAATAATCCTGCAGGCTTAAGAAATAAATACTGAAAGAAAACAGCACTGTTCCTGCAATCATCATGATCGAAATCCACTTTTGCGATGATGTGTCAAATTTCAAAATGTAGCCTACAATCAATAAAAAGAAAGCAGCATACATCTGATATCTCACTCCTGTTTCAAAGCTTTCCAGCCTTTCTACAGACAAAATTTTCTTCAAAGCGTGCGCACCGAATGCACCCAAAATCACGGATAACACTCCGTAAACAGCACCAAAAACTAAAGTTATTGTTTTCATTTTATTAAATTTATTGAACATTCCGAACTTCATCAATTCTAAAAGAATTTTCGATCGGAGCTAAAAGAATTTTCTTATGCAATTTTTTCTTACTTTTTGTGTCTTCAATAAAAAAAGAATACCATAGTTTATCATCAACTTTCTTCAGAAATCTGATATCAGAAACGGCAATCTTATCATAATCAAACCTTCCAAAAAGAAGAACTTCATCTGATTTGCTATCTTTCATGGGATAATCTTTATTCCATTTTTCTAGAAATTTTGTTTCCGTCATTCCGTCTCTGTTATAAGTTAAACTAGCTAGATCAGATTTAAAATCGAAATATTTTTGAGTAAAAAAAAACAATTGCTTTTGCATATATTGCTCCTTTGTCATAGGTCTGTCATCAAAATTATTATAAAGATTTTCAACATTCTCTTTAACCCATTTTTCAGCTACAGGATTTCCTTTTTGTATATTTTGAACTTTTGGTTGAGAATTTTTCTTTGAAGATTTTTGAGCAGCAGCCTGACCAAATGATAAAAGAAAAACCACTACAGAAAAAGATATTATTTTTTTCATTTCGAATAATTTTATTTATAATTTAAAATCTTAAATATTAATGATACGGCTCCGATTCCGATAAAAACCCACGCGAATTTTTTATTCTGTGCAAAACCGGGGTGTTTAGTCACTTTTAGGAATATTCCGAAAGCTATCATTAAGGCTGAGACGATTATTCCAAACATTACTGGCCTCTTAATCTGTTAAATTCATTGATAACCTCGTGATGCGTTACTGTTTTGTCTTTAAAATAGTTTACAAAATGTTGTTTTTCTTCTTCCGTTGCGCCCATTTGGTTTAAAATATTCAGTAAGTGCATTTTCATGTGCCCTTTTTGAATTCCTGTTGTCACTAAAGAGCGAAGTGCTCCAAAATTCTGCGCCAATCCTGAAACCGCCAAAATACTCATCAATTCCTGAGCAGAAGGCTTTCCTAAAAGTGCCAAAGAAAATTTTACTAAAGGATGGAGATTTGTCAAACCACCAACAACTCCTACAGAAATCGGAAGATCGATCCAGAATCTGAAAACTCCGTTGTCAGTCGTACAATGCGTTAACGAAGAATATTTTCCGTTTCTCGCTGCGTAGGCGTGTGCACAAGCTTCAGTTGCACGGAAATCATTACCGGTTGCGATTACCACGGCATCTACTCCATTCATGATTCCCTTGTTGTGAGTCGTAGCACGGAAAGGTTCAATTTCTGCGATGGTTACCGCCTGTTTGAACTTTCTTGCAAATTCTTCATTGGAAATTCCGCTGTCGTCTTTTAGGTCTTCAATTTTACAGGAAACCTCAGCTCTTACAATACAATCCGGTGTAAAATTAGAAAGAATATTCATCACAATCTGTAAAGAATTTCTTTCTTCTTCTGTAAAATCTTCGCTAATGGCAACTTCCTGCTTCAACGTTTTTCCAAATTGTTCAAGACAAGAATTAATAAAGTTAGCACCCATTGAATCTACCGTATCAAAACTTGCTTTAAGCTGGTAATAATTAGGCATTTCGGCAGTTTTATCCACCAATTTTATATCTAAGATTCCGCCGCCGCGATTTCTCATGTTTGCAGTGATTGCATCCGTCGCTTCAAAAAGCTTTTTCTTTAAATTAAAATTAAAAAAATGAAGCAGCTTATGAGGCTCTACATTAAAAATAAAGTGAGTATGACCTAATTTCTCATTGTTAATGATCGTTGTTTTAAAACCACCCTTGTCGATCCAGAACTTAGCCGCTTTTGAAGCCGCAGCAACAACAGAACTTTCTTCAACAGCCATTGGAAGAGCGAATAATTTTCCGTCAATCAGGAAATTCGGAGCAATTCCGTAAGGCATGTAAAAATTGGAAATCGTATTTTCAGAAAATTCGTCATGAAGCTTCTGAAGATCAGCATTTCCGTTCCAGTATTGATTTAATATATTTTGATATTCTTCGTTTCCTTCAAGGTATTCGTTAACGAGCCAGTCGATTTTCCCTTGTTTTGTTAATTTGGAAAAACCTTCGATCGGTTTATGATTCATAACATAAATTTAATGACCGTAAATATACTAATTTTGTGACTTTAAGTGTGGATAACTTCCATGAAAAAAGGTTGATATTTATCAATTTTGGAACTACATTTGAATAGAATATTATTTCTAAAACTTACATTTTCAATTAAAATATGAATTTTGACCGCCTGAAAGAAAAACTCGAAATCCTTGCCGATGCAGCGAAATATGATGTTTCCTGCTCATCCAGCGGAGGAACGAGAAAAAATAAAAAAGGCGCTTTGGGAGACAGTTCCGCAAGCGGGATCT
This region includes:
- a CDS encoding chloride channel protein, with the translated sequence MKIHRRRRLIRTFNLLDQPIRFNPFVFSRTFFMWALTGLIGGVIAGLYWIVLEYFTEFLVQFQGWMVIPTMAICGLLAGLVIHFIGDPGEIHLIVNNIRFNKGKLDPKNNPSMILSSLFCVASGGSLGPEAPLVQVTGSTGTYLGKIFRLKGEELRSLSIAGMASGFTALFGAPLGGSLFSLEILHHKHAVEYYKAIIPALVASCFSYLMFALIIHLGIGATWDLKAYHYTGVYDFLYASLFGVVATVFGWIFIFVVKFFKKIFEYRKFPIYIKTFVGGIILGIIAFYFPITRYFGHNEINQIINGNYALNFLILILIFKILAIAITVTSGWRGGFIIPLFFVGTTLGLIIHNLFPTVDATLAIVSCMAAINACVTRTPMSTTIILGTLTGFTYFVPVLFASLTGYFLAPRIPFIGSQSEKLFEE
- a CDS encoding DUF423 domain-containing protein; this encodes MKTITLVFGAVYGVLSVILGAFGAHALKKILSVERLESFETGVRYQMYAAFFLLIVGYILKFDTSSQKWISIMMIAGTVLFSFSIYFLSLQDYLGMNLKFLGPITPLGGLLMILSWGMLIFYFAKNKI
- a CDS encoding hydroxymethylglutaryl-CoA reductase, degradative — protein: MNHKPIEGFSKLTKQGKIDWLVNEYLEGNEEYQNILNQYWNGNADLQKLHDEFSENTISNFYMPYGIAPNFLIDGKLFALPMAVEESSVVAAASKAAKFWIDKGGFKTTIINNEKLGHTHFIFNVEPHKLLHFFNFNLKKKLFEATDAITANMRNRGGGILDIKLVDKTAEMPNYYQLKASFDTVDSMGANFINSCLEQFGKTLKQEVAISEDFTEEERNSLQIVMNILSNFTPDCIVRAEVSCKIEDLKDDSGISNEEFARKFKQAVTIAEIEPFRATTHNKGIMNGVDAVVIATGNDFRATEACAHAYAARNGKYSSLTHCTTDNGVFRFWIDLPISVGVVGGLTNLHPLVKFSLALLGKPSAQELMSILAVSGLAQNFGALRSLVTTGIQKGHMKMHLLNILNQMGATEEEKQHFVNYFKDKTVTHHEVINEFNRLRGQ